A portion of the Nitrosopumilus sp. genome contains these proteins:
- the cobA gene encoding uroporphyrinogen-III C-methyltransferase — protein MTGKVYLVGAGPGDGKLITLRAVELLEKADVVLFDRLVSKKIISMIPKSAEKIYVGRAVGDDTTHQNTTNDLMVEYAKSKKKVVRLKGGDPMIFGRGGEEAEFLKANKIKYEIVPGITSGIGSATYAGIPLTHRKYASSVVFVTGHEDPEKKKEIVKWKNLAKSVDTIVVMMGLSRIDIICKQLIAGGMDKTTPVAVIQNGTTPKQKMIKGTVTNIAKKIKENKITPPTNIIIGKVVDLSETIGWK, from the coding sequence TTGACTGGAAAAGTGTATCTTGTAGGGGCTGGACCTGGAGATGGTAAATTAATTACATTACGTGCAGTTGAATTACTCGAAAAAGCAGATGTTGTGTTATTTGATCGATTGGTTAGTAAAAAAATAATATCAATGATTCCTAAATCTGCAGAAAAAATCTATGTGGGAAGGGCAGTAGGAGATGACACAACTCATCAAAACACAACTAATGATTTAATGGTAGAGTATGCTAAATCCAAAAAAAAGGTGGTTCGACTAAAGGGAGGCGATCCAATGATATTTGGACGCGGTGGAGAAGAGGCAGAATTTCTAAAGGCAAATAAAATCAAATATGAAATTGTTCCTGGAATTACTTCGGGTATTGGATCTGCCACATACGCTGGAATCCCTCTAACTCATAGAAAATATGCATCTTCTGTAGTTTTTGTTACAGGACATGAAGATCCAGAAAAGAAAAAAGAGATTGTTAAATGGAAAAATCTTGCGAAGTCAGTTGACACCATTGTAGTCATGATGGGATTATCTAGAATTGATATTATTTGTAAACAACTGATTGCTGGAGGTATGGACAAAACAACACCAGTGGCTGTTATTCAAAATGGTACTACTCCTAAACAAAAAATGATTAAAGGAACTGTTACCAACATTGCAAAAAAAATTAAGGAAAATAAAATCACTCCTCCAACTAACATAATTATTGGCAAGGTCGTTGATTTATCAGAAACTATTGGGTGGAAATGA
- the sufB gene encoding Fe-S cluster assembly protein SufB has protein sequence MDYSKYDFKDSTELYVHLSKKGLSKETVISISKMKNEPQWMLDFRLRSYEIFMQKPMPTWGGDLSVIDFQNIYYYAKASDKVEKNWDDVPENVKNTFDKLGIPEAEKKFLAGVGAQYESEVVYHSLREDLAKQGVLFLDTDAALNEHPELFKKYFGKIIPPEDNKFAALNSAVWSGGSFIYVPPGVKVDMPLQAYFRINAENIGQFERTLIIVDEGAEVHYIEGCTAPVYSSESLHSAVVELVALKDAKLRYTTIQNWSNDVYNLVTKRAYAYEGATVEWIDGNIGSKLTMKYPGVYLMGERAYGETLSIAFAGKGQHQDTGAKMVHLAPNTTSKVTSKSVSRLDGRSTYRGMLHVAKGATNVKSTVRCDALLLDDTSKTDTYPYMEINQEDATITHEATVGKIGDEQIFYLMTRGFNEEEALSLIVNGFMEPFTKELPMEYAVELNRLIKLEMDDSVG, from the coding sequence ATGGATTATTCAAAATATGATTTTAAAGACTCAACTGAACTATATGTTCATCTTAGCAAGAAAGGCCTGTCTAAGGAAACTGTAATTAGCATCAGCAAGATGAAAAATGAGCCACAATGGATGCTTGACTTTAGATTACGTTCTTATGAAATTTTTATGCAAAAACCAATGCCTACATGGGGCGGTGATCTTAGTGTTATTGATTTTCAAAACATCTACTACTATGCAAAAGCATCTGATAAAGTAGAAAAAAATTGGGATGATGTTCCAGAAAATGTCAAAAACACTTTTGATAAATTAGGAATTCCTGAGGCCGAAAAAAAATTTTTGGCAGGAGTTGGTGCACAATACGAGTCTGAAGTTGTATATCATAGTCTTAGAGAAGACTTGGCAAAACAAGGTGTTCTCTTTTTAGACACTGATGCAGCACTAAACGAACATCCAGAACTATTCAAAAAATACTTTGGTAAAATCATTCCTCCAGAGGATAACAAATTTGCAGCACTTAACAGTGCAGTTTGGAGTGGTGGCTCATTCATCTATGTTCCACCTGGCGTCAAAGTTGACATGCCCCTTCAAGCATACTTTAGAATTAATGCTGAAAATATAGGTCAATTTGAAAGAACCTTGATCATCGTAGATGAAGGTGCAGAAGTTCATTACATTGAAGGATGTACTGCTCCTGTCTATTCTTCAGAATCTCTCCACTCTGCAGTTGTAGAACTTGTTGCACTTAAAGATGCAAAATTAAGATACACTACAATTCAGAACTGGAGTAATGATGTCTACAATCTTGTAACAAAACGTGCTTATGCATATGAAGGTGCAACAGTAGAATGGATTGATGGAAACATTGGAAGTAAACTAACTATGAAATATCCTGGGGTTTATCTTATGGGTGAGCGAGCCTATGGTGAAACGCTTTCTATTGCTTTTGCTGGTAAAGGACAACATCAGGATACAGGAGCAAAGATGGTTCATCTTGCACCAAACACAACTTCTAAAGTCACATCAAAGTCGGTAAGTAGATTGGATGGGCGTTCCACTTATAGAGGAATGCTACACGTGGCAAAAGGTGCTACAAACGTAAAATCTACTGTGAGATGTGATGCTTTACTCTTAGATGATACATCAAAAACTGATACTTACCCATACATGGAAATTAATCAGGAAGATGCAACAATTACTCACGAGGCAACAGTTGGAAAAATTGGCGATGAACAAATTTTCTATCTGATGACTAGGGGATTCAATGAAGAAGAAGCACTATCCCTAATTGTTAATGGGTTCATGGAGCCATTTACAAAAGAATTACCAATGGAGTATGCTGTTGAGCTTAATCGACTCATCAAATTAGAGATGGATGACTCTGTGGGATAA
- a CDS encoding zinc metalloprotease HtpX, with the protein MIKGLVASMSLTLILVFGLLFALLAGLSYYFNLGIIATVGMAVGLGLIQWAIGPSIVRWSTNMSPLNKEEFPWIEETTHGICNKNNVKIPKITIANTSMPNAFVFGRTSKSATLTLTRGLLDTLTKDEVKGVIAHEIGHIKHNDMVVMTIISVIPTIAYFIALSTMFGGRGRNQGGSTVIIGIGAFVVYFITNLLILYFSRLREFYADNFAGQQVKPTILANALAKITYGLSLQKQEARNSTLRSFYAVDPISSSYEVTKFASYYKDQHVSEDEVKKAMDWERNSSFSKFGEIFRTHPLTYKRINKLYQMEKELS; encoded by the coding sequence ATGATTAAGGGACTTGTAGCATCAATGAGTCTTACATTGATCTTAGTTTTTGGGTTACTCTTTGCATTACTTGCTGGTTTGAGTTATTATTTTAATCTTGGAATAATTGCTACTGTAGGAATGGCAGTAGGTTTGGGTCTGATCCAATGGGCCATAGGACCATCAATAGTAAGATGGAGTACAAACATGAGTCCATTAAATAAGGAAGAATTTCCATGGATTGAAGAAACAACTCATGGAATATGCAATAAGAATAATGTTAAGATTCCAAAAATTACAATAGCAAACACTAGCATGCCCAATGCATTTGTGTTTGGCAGGACAAGTAAATCTGCAACGCTAACTCTAACTCGTGGATTACTTGACACATTAACAAAAGACGAAGTAAAAGGAGTAATCGCACATGAAATTGGTCACATAAAACACAATGACATGGTTGTAATGACGATAATTTCAGTGATTCCAACTATTGCATATTTTATTGCATTATCCACTATGTTTGGAGGGAGAGGTAGAAACCAAGGAGGGTCCACAGTCATAATAGGGATTGGTGCATTTGTAGTATATTTTATTACAAATCTTTTGATACTCTACTTTTCACGCCTCAGAGAATTTTATGCAGATAATTTTGCAGGACAACAAGTAAAACCAACCATACTTGCCAATGCACTAGCAAAGATTACCTATGGTCTAAGCTTGCAAAAACAAGAAGCAAGAAATTCTACACTTCGTTCATTTTATGCAGTTGACCCTATTTCATCAAGTTATGAGGTTACAAAATTTGCCTCGTATTACAAGGATCAGCATGTTTCAGAAGATGAGGTAAAAAAGGCCATGGATTGGGAACGAAATAGTAGTTTCAGTAAGTTTGGGGAGATTTTTAGAACACATCCATTAACTTACAAGCGAATTAACAAATTATATCAAATGGAAAAAGAATTATCTTAA
- a CDS encoding universal stress protein, with amino-acid sequence MSKIFKNIAVAIITPTHTKKSFNIGLELAKKFDSNFTVIECMYKIQPKLYFFETKSDKKRAQQQISKLKVELENWKKIALAEGIHAKTKFALTDSIAHWVIGYVKDNKIDLLIVDYPKLSMVEMTLYDDIINTIHHESHCHLFTTK; translated from the coding sequence ATGTCCAAAATATTCAAAAATATAGCAGTTGCAATTATTACTCCAACACATACCAAAAAATCATTTAATATTGGACTAGAATTAGCTAAAAAGTTTGATTCTAATTTTACCGTCATTGAATGCATGTACAAGATTCAACCAAAACTTTATTTTTTTGAGACAAAATCAGATAAAAAAAGAGCTCAACAACAGATTTCTAAACTAAAAGTAGAATTAGAAAATTGGAAAAAAATTGCTTTAGCAGAAGGGATTCATGCCAAAACAAAATTTGCTTTAACTGACTCTATTGCACATTGGGTAATTGGTTATGTAAAGGATAACAAAATTGATCTGTTAATTGTAGATTATCCTAAACTATCTATGGTAGAAATGACACTTTATGACGACATAATAAACACAATTCACCATGAATCTCATTGTCATCTTTTTACCACAAAGTAA
- the sufD gene encoding Fe-S cluster assembly protein SufD, with the protein MSQEILSKLSTTHIDKISSSRNEPDWLKVHRKNSLSVYGSLPIEMSPLYNKYTDAKKMDPEKVSLSLSTTETIPDFLKKRLGELRNEICIIQIGTNIHRIHVPEDLKSKGLVISSISDAIKNNSELVKKSLDASNSKDDKFTALNNAAFNSGIFIHIPRNLILDKPIYFLTCLSDDGHSVISRNIIFADESSKAAIVQELYSPHIEAQQAYLELLNTNLAANAQLDITTLQMMDQHAITFSTRRTDLAQDAKVNWYSGLFGSMLSRYKIEYYLNGTGASSNDSEVIFGNNEQSFDIQTNVNHESPSTEARVVEKSILRNKSKSLFKGMIRIKENASKSNSFLSGRSILLDKDAKSDAIPGLEIFTNDVKATHSASVAQIDEEQIFYLKTRCLSHEEAERTIIEGFLEPLSRKMSFQVRAWIAYLIESKWENRELTINTDAELAKFVEIEETRYNEDSEIEQHYKYR; encoded by the coding sequence ATGTCTCAAGAAATTCTCTCAAAACTTAGTACAACTCACATTGATAAGATTTCTTCGTCAAGAAATGAACCTGACTGGCTCAAAGTTCACAGAAAGAACTCTTTATCTGTTTATGGTAGTTTACCAATTGAAATGTCTCCACTTTACAACAAATACACTGATGCAAAAAAAATGGATCCAGAAAAAGTATCACTTTCATTATCAACAACAGAAACAATTCCAGATTTTCTTAAAAAAAGACTAGGTGAATTACGAAATGAAATATGTATTATTCAAATTGGAACAAACATTCACAGAATACATGTGCCTGAGGATTTAAAATCCAAGGGGCTTGTAATTTCTTCAATATCTGATGCAATTAAAAATAATTCTGAACTTGTAAAAAAATCACTAGATGCATCAAATTCAAAAGATGATAAATTCACAGCGTTAAACAATGCTGCCTTTAATTCAGGTATTTTTATCCATATTCCACGTAATTTGATATTAGATAAACCCATCTACTTTTTGACTTGTCTATCTGATGACGGCCATTCTGTAATTTCAAGAAACATAATATTTGCAGACGAAAGTAGCAAAGCTGCAATTGTCCAAGAACTATACTCACCACATATTGAAGCACAACAAGCATATCTTGAATTATTAAATACTAATCTTGCAGCAAATGCTCAATTGGATATCACTACTCTGCAAATGATGGATCAACATGCTATAACTTTCTCTACAAGACGAACAGACTTGGCACAAGATGCCAAAGTCAATTGGTATTCTGGACTTTTTGGTTCCATGCTATCTAGATATAAAATTGAATACTACCTTAATGGTACTGGTGCATCGTCTAATGATTCTGAGGTAATCTTTGGAAATAATGAACAATCTTTTGACATTCAAACTAATGTAAATCATGAGAGTCCTTCTACTGAAGCAAGAGTTGTTGAAAAATCAATTCTTAGAAATAAATCCAAATCTCTCTTCAAAGGAATGATCCGAATTAAAGAAAATGCCTCAAAATCAAATTCCTTTTTGTCTGGTCGTTCAATCCTACTTGATAAAGATGCAAAATCTGATGCTATTCCTGGTTTAGAAATTTTTACTAATGATGTAAAGGCAACTCACTCTGCATCTGTTGCACAAATTGATGAAGAACAAATTTTTTATCTTAAAACTAGATGTCTCAGTCATGAAGAAGCTGAACGAACAATTATTGAAGGATTTTTGGAACCTCTCTCAAGAAAAATGTCATTTCAAGTAAGAGCCTGGATTGCATATCTTATTGAATCAAAATGGGAAAACAGAGAACTCACAATTAATACTGATGCAGAATTAGCAAAGTTTGTTGAAATTGAAGAAACACGTTACAACGAAGATTCTGAAATTGAGCAACACTACAAGTATCGGTGA
- a CDS encoding uroporphyrinogen-III synthase, whose protein sequence is MLEGKTIAITRSKDDATEFISLVEQNNAIPIPLPTIELVSKGEKIVDEFLESVSKYSPDYSVFMSSKAVKLLFDTAKQVGKLGELQLAVANTMVMSVGPKTTIALENEGIKVNYQPTIYSSVGVGEEFTQIHAVGKKVIVPRSGASTPFLKELLNKIGIDVLEIHLYDVCAFRDTTQWNEFRQLFSQNKVDGIVFTSASSVRGFFDIMSKDYNEQTLLDDLGKLSVVSIGPFTSDELKKFKVKNTVAEVHTVAGAFDAMKSTLSGDSRV, encoded by the coding sequence ATGCTTGAAGGAAAAACTATAGCAATTACTCGCTCAAAAGATGATGCTACTGAATTTATCTCTCTTGTAGAGCAAAATAATGCAATTCCTATACCTTTACCGACAATTGAGCTTGTTAGCAAGGGTGAGAAAATTGTTGATGAGTTTTTAGAATCTGTTTCCAAATACTCTCCTGATTATTCTGTTTTTATGAGTTCAAAGGCAGTAAAATTATTGTTTGACACTGCAAAACAGGTTGGGAAACTGGGGGAATTGCAACTTGCTGTTGCAAATACAATGGTGATGTCTGTTGGACCAAAAACTACAATTGCACTTGAAAATGAAGGAATTAAAGTAAACTATCAACCTACTATATATTCATCAGTTGGAGTTGGTGAAGAATTTACGCAAATTCATGCTGTTGGAAAAAAGGTAATTGTTCCGCGTAGTGGTGCATCAACTCCTTTTCTAAAAGAACTACTTAACAAGATTGGAATTGATGTATTGGAGATTCATTTGTATGATGTATGTGCATTTAGAGATACCACTCAATGGAATGAATTCCGTCAATTATTTTCTCAAAATAAAGTGGATGGTATTGTTTTTACCAGTGCATCATCTGTTAGAGGATTTTTTGATATAATGTCAAAAGATTATAATGAACAGACACTGCTAGATGATCTTGGAAAATTATCTGTAGTGTCTATTGGACCTTTTACCTCAGATGAATTAAAAAAATTCAAAGTTAAAAACACTGTTGCTGAAGTTCATACTGTTGCAGGTGCTTTTGATGCAATGAAGAGTACTTTATCTGGTGATTCTAGAGTTTAA
- a CDS encoding iron-sulfur cluster assembly scaffold protein, translating to MSSNADIYHEMIVDYSRNPVNYGKIEDHDVTFHDSNPLCGDSIDIDMKIDDNKVTDIKFHGRGCAICMACSSVLTEITKGKTLDEVRAIEKNDVLGELGLEHLQAVRIKCALLSLKVLKSALYTYIGEHLENTQDLNTLKEEAANLY from the coding sequence ATGAGCAGTAATGCGGACATTTATCATGAAATGATTGTTGATTATTCTAGAAATCCTGTGAATTATGGAAAGATAGAGGATCACGATGTAACTTTCCACGACTCAAATCCATTATGTGGTGATAGTATTGATATTGATATGAAAATTGATGATAACAAAGTCACAGATATTAAATTTCATGGAAGAGGATGTGCAATTTGCATGGCATGTTCTTCTGTTTTAACAGAAATTACGAAAGGTAAGACTCTTGATGAGGTAAGAGCCATTGAAAAGAATGATGTGTTAGGTGAGCTAGGTCTTGAGCATCTTCAGGCAGTTCGAATAAAATGTGCTTTGCTTTCTCTCAAAGTACTCAAATCTGCTCTTTACACCTACATTGGAGAGCATCTTGAAAATACTCAAGATTTGAACACACTAAAAGAAGAGGCAGCAAATCTGTACTAG
- a CDS encoding cysteine desulfurase, which yields MQSTESLFENLRKDFPILKRVVRDNKPLVYLDNASTTQKPNQVIEAITDYYQNHNANIHRAVYALAEESTEAYELTRDKIANFINVKDRQEIIFVRGTTEAINLVAYAWGRPNVHTDDIIVTTEYEHHSNIVPWQLLTQEKHAKIEYIRMDDNGELILDDLDKFLATGKVKLVTFSLMSNVLGTITDAQKIIERCKTAGVLTLIDGAQAVPHMKVDIEKLGCDFFAFSGHKMLGPTGIGVLWAKKSVLETMVPFHGGGDMIREVHKYETTWNDLPYKFEAGTPNIADVIGFGAAIDYLTKIGMDNVREHEVELTKYAIEKLSQVKGLHIYGTKDISKRGGVISFNFADVHPHDVAQIIDEEGIAVRSGHHCAQVLMERLNVAATSRASFYIYNTKEDIDILVNSLNIVAKVFKL from the coding sequence TTGCAAAGCACAGAATCATTATTTGAGAATTTGAGAAAAGATTTTCCAATTCTGAAAAGAGTTGTTAGAGACAATAAACCTCTTGTTTATCTTGATAATGCTTCTACTACTCAAAAACCAAATCAAGTAATTGAAGCAATTACTGATTACTATCAAAATCATAATGCAAACATTCACCGTGCAGTTTATGCCCTTGCTGAAGAATCAACTGAAGCATATGAGTTAACTCGGGATAAAATTGCAAATTTCATTAATGTAAAAGATCGTCAAGAAATTATTTTTGTTAGGGGCACTACTGAAGCAATTAACTTGGTTGCGTATGCATGGGGCAGACCTAATGTCCATACAGATGACATTATTGTTACTACTGAATATGAACATCATAGTAACATTGTGCCTTGGCAGCTTCTTACTCAAGAGAAACATGCTAAAATAGAATACATTAGAATGGATGATAATGGTGAGTTAATTTTAGATGATCTTGATAAATTTCTGGCAACTGGAAAGGTTAAACTCGTAACATTTAGTTTAATGTCCAATGTTCTTGGTACTATAACTGACGCACAAAAGATTATTGAGCGTTGCAAGACAGCAGGTGTTCTCACTCTCATTGATGGGGCTCAGGCAGTACCTCACATGAAAGTTGATATTGAAAAATTAGGATGTGATTTTTTTGCATTTTCTGGACATAAAATGCTAGGACCAACTGGAATTGGTGTTTTGTGGGCTAAAAAATCTGTATTAGAAACTATGGTGCCTTTCCATGGTGGCGGTGACATGATTCGAGAAGTTCACAAATATGAGACGACATGGAATGATTTACCATACAAATTTGAAGCAGGCACTCCAAACATTGCAGATGTGATAGGATTTGGTGCTGCAATTGACTATCTTACAAAGATTGGGATGGATAATGTACGAGAACATGAAGTTGAATTAACAAAATATGCTATTGAAAAGTTGTCTCAAGTTAAGGGCCTGCATATCTATGGAACAAAAGATATCTCAAAACGTGGTGGTGTAATCTCGTTTAATTTTGCAGATGTTCACCCACATGATGTAGCTCAGATTATTGATGAAGAAGGAATTGCTGTTAGATCTGGTCATCATTGTGCTCAGGTACTGATGGAAAGACTAAATGTTGCTGCAACATCCAGAGCTAGTTTTTACATTTATAATACTAAAGAAGACATTGATATTCTAGTAAATTCATTAAATATTGTGGCAAAGGTGTTTAAATTATGA
- a CDS encoding non-heme iron oxygenase ferredoxin subunit codes for MIILSEWIKACTMDQVKEGQLFGFVHGTKKILLANLKGKIHATDLICTHADADLSTGFLSEEGVRCPLHLSVFNLEDGKPQNLPAEIPLIVYNTKIDDNEIYVEV; via the coding sequence GTGATAATTTTGTCTGAATGGATTAAAGCTTGTACGATGGACCAAGTAAAAGAGGGCCAACTTTTTGGATTTGTCCATGGTACAAAGAAAATTCTTCTAGCAAATCTTAAAGGAAAGATTCATGCTACTGATTTAATTTGCACTCATGCTGATGCTGATCTTTCTACTGGATTCCTAAGTGAAGAGGGTGTACGATGCCCATTACATCTATCTGTTTTTAATTTGGAGGATGGTAAACCACAAAATCTTCCTGCAGAAATTCCTCTTATTGTATACAATACTAAAATAGACGACAACGAAATTTACGTGGAGGTTTAA
- the hemL gene encoding glutamate-1-semialdehyde 2,1-aminomutase, translating to MLSNSKKLFNIAKKIIPSGVNSPVRYFEPYPFFTKKANGAHIWDVDNNRYIDFCNGYGALLLGHRRKEIINAVSNQLSKGTLYCTPTEAEIELSELIIKNFPSIDKVRLMNTGGEATMTAIRLARGFTKKKKIIKFEGCYHGAHDSVLVKAGSGSVHNGISISDGGLDEVSKNTLVVQYNNIEDLEKTIQKNKDIAGVIVEPILANMGLILPEKNFLYDLRKITEQNNIPLIFDEVVTGFRVAPGGAQEHFGIKPDITTIAKALSNGFTISAVGGRKEIMDLLSPNGKVYQASTFAGNPISVSAAISSIKTINKLKNKLYSKLEKFNFLFSNALDDMATDMNIPHQINFTSSMLQIFFTAKPVVDYTTSKNADSKKFKKMFYTLLKNGIFIAPSQFEVVFLSDAHTKNDLNKTLDAYYVALKSVKH from the coding sequence ATGTTGTCTAACTCCAAAAAATTATTCAATATTGCTAAAAAAATAATCCCTTCAGGAGTTAATAGTCCTGTAAGATATTTTGAACCATATCCGTTTTTTACAAAAAAAGCAAACGGTGCACACATTTGGGATGTAGACAACAATCGTTACATTGATTTCTGTAATGGGTATGGTGCGTTGCTTTTAGGACATAGACGAAAGGAGATCATAAATGCCGTATCTAATCAGCTCTCAAAGGGAACTCTTTATTGTACCCCCACAGAAGCTGAAATTGAATTATCGGAACTAATCATAAAAAATTTTCCGTCAATTGATAAAGTGAGGTTGATGAATACTGGAGGCGAGGCTACAATGACTGCAATTAGATTAGCTCGTGGTTTTACTAAAAAGAAAAAAATAATTAAATTTGAAGGATGTTATCATGGTGCACATGATTCTGTTTTAGTAAAAGCAGGATCTGGTTCTGTTCATAATGGAATTTCAATATCTGATGGAGGATTAGATGAAGTTTCAAAAAATACTTTGGTTGTTCAATATAACAACATTGAGGATCTTGAGAAGACTATTCAAAAAAATAAAGATATTGCAGGAGTAATAGTAGAGCCAATTTTAGCTAATATGGGGTTGATCTTACCTGAAAAGAATTTTCTATATGATCTGAGAAAAATTACTGAACAAAACAATATCCCATTGATCTTCGATGAGGTAGTTACAGGATTTAGAGTGGCTCCTGGTGGGGCACAAGAACATTTTGGAATTAAACCTGACATTACCACAATAGCCAAAGCTCTGAGTAATGGATTTACTATATCTGCTGTGGGTGGACGAAAAGAGATCATGGACTTGCTTTCTCCTAATGGAAAGGTCTATCAGGCAAGTACATTTGCAGGTAATCCAATATCAGTTAGTGCTGCAATTAGTTCCATCAAAACAATAAACAAACTCAAAAACAAACTATATTCCAAACTTGAAAAATTTAATTTTTTATTTTCTAATGCATTAGATGATATGGCAACTGATATGAATATTCCTCACCAAATCAACTTTACATCATCAATGCTTCAGATTTTTTTTACCGCCAAACCTGTAGTTGACTATACTACATCCAAAAATGCTGATTCAAAGAAATTCAAAAAAATGTTTTACACTCTATTAAAAAATGGAATATTCATAGCCCCATCTCAGTTTGAAGTAGTCTTTTTATCTGATGCTCACACTAAAAATGATCTAAACAAAACACTTGACGCATATTATGTTGCATTAAAATCGGTGAAGCATTGA
- the hemC gene encoding hydroxymethylbilane synthase produces MKYVVGARNSGLSLAQTNWVITELKKVNPNSEYEIKPIITKGDTDSRPLFTIDQKGIFEKEIDRAVALKEIDFAVHSLKDVPSELDDNLIIASIPKREVVNDVFISFDGSTLENIKSGAVIGTSSLRRAVQVSRKRPDVVVKPIRGNIETRIKKAFGEKYDAIVLAQAGISRLGVDVKFTALPVDDFSPSPGQGAIAIVARSDDTETISMLRKIEDADSRFEIEAERALSDYVDSGCRFPLGAYAKSNGSEMMLTVTAFSVDGKQSIQVTKIGAKEDPASLGKRVGTELREKGVNDLALNWREKVEEWNKT; encoded by the coding sequence TTGAAGTATGTTGTAGGAGCTAGAAACAGTGGTTTATCATTGGCCCAAACAAACTGGGTAATAACAGAACTAAAAAAAGTAAATCCTAATTCTGAATATGAAATTAAGCCGATAATTACAAAAGGTGATACTGATTCTAGACCTCTGTTTACAATTGATCAAAAAGGAATCTTTGAGAAAGAAATTGATAGAGCAGTTGCACTCAAGGAAATAGATTTTGCAGTGCATAGTCTCAAAGATGTACCTTCTGAATTAGATGATAATTTGATCATCGCATCAATCCCAAAGCGTGAAGTAGTAAATGATGTTTTCATATCTTTTGATGGCTCAACTCTGGAAAACATCAAATCTGGTGCAGTAATTGGAACAAGTTCGTTACGTCGTGCAGTTCAAGTTTCAAGGAAAAGACCTGATGTTGTAGTTAAACCGATTCGAGGAAACATTGAGACAAGAATCAAAAAAGCTTTTGGTGAAAAATATGATGCGATAGTACTTGCTCAAGCCGGGATATCTAGATTAGGTGTTGATGTTAAATTTACTGCTTTACCTGTTGATGATTTTTCGCCTTCTCCTGGTCAGGGAGCAATTGCGATTGTTGCAAGATCTGATGATACTGAAACAATTTCAATGCTTAGAAAAATCGAAGATGCTGACTCTAGATTTGAAATTGAAGCAGAACGAGCACTATCAGACTATGTTGATTCTGGATGCCGATTCCCACTAGGTGCATATGCAAAATCAAATGGTTCTGAAATGATGTTGACTGTGACTGCTTTTTCTGTTGATGGTAAGCAATCAATACAAGTAACCAAAATCGGAGCAAAAGAGGATCCTGCATCTCTTGGTAAGCGTGTTGGTACAGAGCTCCGTGAGAAGGGTGTAAATGATCTTGCATTAAATTGGAGGGAAAAAGTGGAGGAATGGAATAAGACTTGA